A region of the Pedococcus aerophilus genome:
CGCGCTGCAACCGGGAACGCGGCGCTCCCTCGGCGAAAGCCCTCGCTGCGTCCAGCGCAGCGGACGGGCGTGGGTCGTCCGGCACGGCCTTGGTGAACAGGACGAGCGCCGGCTCGGCGCACGCGGCGGCGTAGGCGGCCACGGCCCGCAGCTCGTCCATCGTCAGCTCGAAGTCTGGCTGGCTCGGCGGCATCGGTCCGGCTCAGTCCTTCGTCGGCGTGGAGCCGCCCGCCACCTCGTAGTTCCAGACCTCGCTGTGGGTCGAGACCGGACGCGGTGCTTCTCCGCCGGCGCGCTCGACGGCCGACCGGTGCCCCTCGGCGAAACCGGGCGAGCTCACCCAGCCCTGGAACGACTCCTCGTCACGCCAGCGGGTGATGACGAGCCACTGCTCCCGGTCATCGGTCGGGCGCAGCAGCTCGAAACCCTCGAAGCCGTCGGCACCGTCGACCGCTCCGGCCCGTGCGGCGAAGCGGTGGGCGAGCTCGTCGCCGGATCCGGCAGGGACGGTGATGGCGTTGATCTTGATGGTGGTCACCCGCCCAGCCTGCCACTGCGCCGCACAGCCCGACCAGCGTTGCCCCCGGCAGGTGCCCGGCCACCGCCCGGGTGCCTGCTCCGCTCCTCGGGCAGACTGGTGACATGGCCCGACCTCCCCTGCCGTCCAAGCCCTGCGCCCGGTGCGGTCGAACCATCACCTGGCGCAAGGCTTGGGCTCGCGACTGGGACTCGGTGCGCTGGTGCTCGGACAGCTGCCGCAAGCACGGCCTGAGCGACGTCGATCGAAAGCTCGAGGCGTCCCTGGAGTCGCTGCTGGACGGGCGGTCGGCCAGCTCGTCGGTGTGCCCGTCGGAGGCGGCGCGCGCCGTCGGTGCGGACGACTGGTCCGACCTGATGGAGCCGGCACGGATGGCCGCCCGACGGCTGGTGGCAGCGGGGCGCGCCGAGATCACCCAGGGCGGACAGGTCGTCGACCCGAGCAAGTTCAAGGGCCCGATCCGGGTACGCCGACCCCGTTGAGGTCGAGGTCGGCGCCCTGACGGGTCAAAGCCTTCGTGCGCGGTGCAGCGTTCCGCTCACACCCTTTCGACGCGGTCGGCCTGCGGTCCTCGATCGCTCTGTCGCACCTGGTACCTGACCCGGTCGCCCTGGTACAGCTCCTCGCCGTCCCGGATCACCGACACGTGCATGAACAGGTCAGCGCCGCCGGCGTCCGGGGTGATGAACCCGAAACCCCGCTCCGCGTCATACCGCGCGACCACACCCTCGCCACCGCGTGCCGGGACGTCGGACGCCCCACGGTGCCCCGACCGGGCGCGGGTCGTCGACGACGCGGGGCCCCGCTGCGCGGAGCTGCGCGCGAGGCGCACACCGCGAGCTTGCGGGCCCTTGTCGCTCATGACGACGTCGTAGGTCACCCGGTCACCCTCGTCCAACCCGAGCAGGCCGTCGGCCAGCTCCCGGACGTGGACGAAGACATCGGGGTCACCCGACTCGGGGGTGATGAACCCGAAACCCTTGTCGCCGTCGTACCAGGACACGGTGCCGTCAGCCCCGTCCGAGGCCACTGCCTGCTGGGCGGCCTGGGCTCCCAGGGGGAGGAGGTGGTCAGCCTGCGGTCCCCTCTCGCCGTCGACGACGAGGAACGCCACCCGCTGCCCCTCCGAGACCACACCGCCGCCCACGATGGCCGAGCTGTGCACGAAGACCTCGGCGCCACCGCCGTCGGGGGTGGCGAAGCCGTAGCCCTTGGCAGGCTCGTACCAGGACACGGTGCCGAGCACGCCCAGCGGTGCATCGGCAGCCTGGTCGGCCGTGACCCTGACGCGCCGCGCCTGCGGCCCACGGTCCCCCTCGCCGATCTCGAACTCGACCACCTGCCCCTCCCGGAGCACCTTCATCGCGTCGTTGCTGACGATCTCGGACGCATGGACGTAGAGGTCGTCTGCCCCCTGCCCGAGGGCGATGAAGCCGAACCCTCGATCTGTGTCGAACCAGCGGACGGTTCCCTCGGTCACGGCTGACTCCTTGTCAAAAACTGCGGTCGGTGTTACCCCAAGTGTCCCCGACGCAGCACGACTCGCGTCACGGCCTCAGGAGATGGTGACAACCGGGGCAAGTCCCCCACGGCGTCATCGACGGCATCCCGACTCGCACGGACAACGGCATTATCCAACGTCTGCGGTAGCCCGACAGGCGGCGGAAAGACGCGGCCCTGCGGCGGTCCGCTTTTTTGGGGTTGTGATTCCCTTGGCCTCACCAACAGATGCGCTACTGGGGGATGATCCGGGAGAAGCGGAACATCAGCTCCGGTCGTTTGAGGTTGCCAGTGTCGAATACGAAACACCTATCCCGCAAGGAGGCGCACGCCGCGACGCTTGGCGCCAATGGGCCGGGGGATGCGTCGGGTGAACCGAACGCGCCTCGACCACCGCCCGGCTACAGTGCAAGATGGATTGTCGACAAGGCAGCAGGGAGTCAATGTGACCGTGGCGGAGAGCCCAGTGGATGCCACCAGCTGGTGGACTACCTGGGGAGCCACATGGGTCCAGACACTAGGCGCCCTCATCGCCGCCCTCATCGCGGTCGCATGGACCGTGCACGTCCAGCGAAAGGAGGGCTTCAAGCAGCGTCAAATCACAGCCGCGTCGGACGTGATCATCAACTCTTTCCACGTGGTGCGCTACTGCCACCGCAACGCCGACCTAATGCGCGACTATGACTCTAAGTTCGACACCAGCCTACGAGCGTGGAGCATCGACCTACTTCACCAGGACGGAAGGCGCATCCTGCCTCAGCTTCGAAAGGAAGGCCGGGCGTTCGTGCAGGAAGCGCTGCAATGGAGAGTGCGACTGCAGAAGGATGCCTTGAGAATCGCGGCAGACATGGAGGACGGACGCGGTGACCTTCACCTGATACACCGAGGCCCTGAACTGGACGAGCTGCGGAACCATGCGCGAACGTTCGCCAACTTTGTGACGGCATGGTCGGCCGAGCCGTGGTGGTGGCGTCGGAGGCGATTGGTCGTAGCGATGACGAAGGCGCGGACTGGCTGGTGGGGCAACGACGACCTCGGAACTTTCCTGAATCACGACTGGCCTACCGGCGGTAAGCCGGGGGCCTAGAGACTTCAATGCCGGCCGGCATCGAAGCCTGCGAGCCTCTTAACGCGCGGTGCCAGCGGGCCAAGGGTCTGAAACAACTCGCCCAATCGGACACTGCAACAGCGTCCAGCTCGCGGCGGTAAGACGTGCCGCAAGACCTGCGTCCGAGCCGACGTTCCGTCAGGGCGTGGCCTGGCCCTAATAGGACCGGCGGCTGCGCCAGCGCCCAAGAACTGAGCATCAAGTTAGAGCCGGGTGTCGTCACGCTGCGAGGAGCATTAAGAACTGAGCCAGTTACTCGCCGGTTCTGCTGCCTTTGCCGAAAGCGAGACAGTCCCACGTTGGCAGCGACCGGCGTCGCCAAGACGTGAAACCATCGGCGACCGCGGGCATAACCCGAGATGACCGCTTCGTCACCTAGGGTTTGCCCCAACGTCGCACCGAACGCGGCACTGTTGAAGGGTGGGGGACGTGCAAAGCCGACGGGGTGTTTTCGCGGTGCTGCTAGTGGGGCTGATGGGTGCATGCGGAGAAGGCGCGGAAGATCAGGACGTGAACGCAGGTAGCCAAGACAAGTCGCCGACGGTGAGCCGGTCGACTGGAGTCGACACGGCGGCGTGGATCCGAGAGCTAGCTATTGCCGGCGTCACTGACCTAGATATGTCCAAGGTTGAGGCGCTCACAAGGGACATGTGCGATGACAGCCAAGAGGAGCTGACGACGTTCGCCAGCCTGCAGAAGGACGCAGGAGAACCAATGGATGTGCTGCGGATCAACTTCCGCTTTGTCTGTCCCGACCAGGTGGACAAGCTGCAGGCCGCTGAAGCCCAACTCGAGAACGCAACAGACTCCGTGCAGGAGGCGTGTGACATGGAACCAACTGCCCGCACACAGGACCAACAGCAGCTCGCTGAACTCATGGGTTGTTAGGGACTTAAAGAATTGCTAACGCCCTACAGCACCTCGGCGGCAGCCGAATAGCAGATCCCGAACCTGCGACCCACCCAGTCCCGTCGACTTACTACCTCGGCAAGGCACACGACACCAACCGCGGCGATGCTGCTGCTCTTCGATCGAATGCCGTCAGGGACTCGACCTCAGGCTCGGACACGCGGCCATCCCGCCGCCCTCCGCGTCATGCGTCAAGGACGCCCAGCGCTACGACAGACTCCTGAGAAGGACCTTTCGACGTCAGGGTCGACCGCGTTGACGACGGCGTCACAACTGGGCGTCCAGGATCCGAGCCCATGAGTCGACCCGCGACAAAATGTGTAACGGCGCGAAAGAGCGAAGGCAGCGGTAAGACGCATCGTGGCATATCGCGGTCATCGAGGCCCTGGGCTGCGGCAGACTATGACCGAGCCCTTCGAGTCAATTGTCGTCAATCGCCAGGCGGCCACGCGTCGACTCGGCCACGCTCGTTTCGACGGGATCTTGGGAGGTCGGAATGTCGGACGAGAGTGCAAGGCGGCTCCCCAAGCAGGGGAAGACAGCTGAAACGGACGTGTGGAAGTTGTTGGAGCAGGCCGAAGCCGCGATCGGCGCAAGGGACGAGCCGACTGCCGCCTACCTAGTGCTCGTGATTCGCCGTCTACTGCCCAGTCACTCCGCGGCCACGCGAAACGACATTGTCGACCGACTGGAGAACTCGGGTCTTGCGGCGCTGGATCGTCGTGCGACGGAGGCGATGGATCGCACCCTCCAAGTGGCAGCCAAGAGTGCGCCCAGCCCCTATGCGCGGACCCGACGCTATGTCCCTTGGTGGCTGTCCAATCGTCGGTCCTGGGAGCCACCCGCGGGCTCGCCCGGTCTAGGCAAGCGCCGTTGACGGAAGGTTCAGCAAACCTGCGCCGCCAGGCTCATCTCGGAGGAACCCCTGCGTCGGCGAAATACACGCGGCGATATGACGCGCGCCCGGCGGGCGCGTGTGGACGCGACTTGTACGAGCCAGCGGCCATGCCCTGCGACTCGTGCTACTGTCTCCTTACTACATCCCCCACGCCTCTCCACGATGCGCACTTGGGGGATTTTTTTGCCCGGGAGTGGAGGAGCCCTTGGTGCCTCAGTCGATGCGGCCACGCGGCTCGCTCAGCTTCAACAAGCCGCCGCTGACCCTCGACCAGCTGGCGGACCGTCTCATTGGACGCGGGCTCGAGGTGCCCGACCGCGAACGCGCCGATCGGTATCTCCGCCACATCGGCTACTACCGACTCTCCCCTTATGCCATCCCATTCCAGCAGGGCGGCCCGGACCACGCGCTGCGAGAGGGCACCTCATTCGACGACCTGCTCGACCTCTACGTCTTCGACCGCGCGCTCCGCTCGATCGTCATGGACGCCATCGAGCGTGCGGAGGTTGCCGTTCGCGCCGCGCTGACGGACCACATGTCGACGACGTACGACGACCCGTTTTGGTACGTGGCGTCCACGCACTTCCGCGACTCCGGCAAGCACGCCCGGTTTGTGAGGATCGTTAGGGACACGTGCGAGGCGCGGCTGCGCGGCACCCCCGACGCCGGCGACGACGGGCTGGTTCACCGCTCGGCACTCGAGCACTATCTGACTACCTACGGGTCCCCCGAACTTCCTCCGTCGTGGCTCATGGGCGAAATGCTGACCATCGGTCAGCTCGCCAGCATGTATCGAAACCTGAAGCAGCGCGCCGACAGGACCGCGGTCGCCAGTAGTGTCGGACTGAATGCTCCCGTCCTCGAGTCGTGGCTGACTACATATGTCCGCGTGCGCAATATATGCGCCCACCATGGCCGGCTGTGGAATGTCGGTCTGGGCGTATACCCGGCGATCCCTACCTCGCCGACGGTGCCGTGGCTCGCTGGTACCGGCTCGCTGCCGGACCGGTCGAAAAAGCGGCTCTACCCCGTCCTCATTTCGCTCCAGTCTGTCCTCTACACCGTCTCGCCGCGCAGCAGCTGGGCCCGCCGCCTTCACGACCTACTGGACTCCAGGCCCTCGATGAACCTACGCGGCATGGGCATCCCCGAAGAGTGGGTCGAAGACCAGTTCTGGAGCAAGCTTCTCCCGTAAAAACGCTCTCCGGCGCCCCTACTCCGGCACGCGGCGGTAAGACGGCAGCTCCTTTAAGGCAGCTCAAATGCTCGATGACTATCGCGGCGAAGTGTGGAACGTCTTCTCACTGGAATGAGAGGACATACGGGTGTCCCGCTGCCGTTGAATGCGCGCGCCACGAGAGTCAGTGGCTGCGCGAGCAGTAGGAGGGTGAAGTGATAGCCCCCGAAGGCTGACGCGATCTCGACGTCCGGTCACAAGCGAGGGATGTATCGCTTGCCCTGCAGGGCGTCGTAGACCAAGCCTGCGCTGCGCCGAGCGGCCAGCAACCGGACCCCTTCGGCCTCGAGATCTGCCAGGACCTGGGTCAGCCCCTCGCTCGTCAGGTGGTCGCCGAGCTCGACGCGCACCTCGCGGTACGCCTGCCGCATGGCCACCAGCTGGGCGTCGATGTGGCGGGTCGCGACCCAGGCGAGGGCGACGGGCTGGCGGCGCCACCCCGCGTACGAGCGGTAGTCCGACGGGCAGTGGTCGAGCAGCCAGGACACCGCCGGCACCTGCCACCCCGGGCTCTCCGGCGGCGGCACCAGCGGCGGCCAACCGGGCGGGACCGCGCCGAGGACCTCAGCCCGGCGGGCGCGACTCGGCACGACCGGCTCCGGACACCGAGACGGACGACCAGCAAGTAGAGTCGCCGCGTTCGAACATGTGTTCGATTCTAGGCCATGCTGAGGAGAGCCGACAGCCACTCGCCACCATCCGTGGCGCCCTGACCACGAAGGGTTGTGCGAGCGGGCGGACCGCGACCGTTCGTGGCTCCACGGCCACGAAGGGTCGCCTGAGCGTGCGGCCGCAAAACAGGGGATGCCCCCGCGCCACCAAGGGTCACCCAGCCAAGGGAGCAGACCCACCCTCAGCGCAGGGTGGCGTCCAGCCTGGCCAGCCGCGCGGCATACAGGGAGCTGGCGAGGCCGCCCACGGGCAGCACGGCGACGAGCGCCTCGAGCGCCGCCATGTCGTCCGCTCCCCCGCCGTCCACCCAGCGAGCGAGCAGCCCAGGGTCACCGGAGCGCAGCACCGCACCCCGCAGGGTCTCGTGCAGCTCGGCGCGCAGCAGCGCGACCTCCAGCGATCCCGATCCGGGCAGCAGCGGCCCGGCGTACCGCTCCAGCGCCCGGGTCAGGTCCCCGGCCGCTAGCGCCCGTCGCACGCTCCAGACGTCCACCGACACCCCGTCGCCCCCGAGGCGGTACGGCGAGGAGTCCAGCCGTGGCCCGAGCACCTCGCGCAGCCGGTGCACCTCGGCACGGACGGAGGAGGGCACACCCCGGTCGCCGTACAACGCACCCGCCAGCTCGTCGGCGCTCCAGCCCTGCTCGCGCGAGGTGAGCAGGGCGAGGATGTCGGCCCGGCGCGGGGTGAGGTCGTGGACGACCCCGCCGACGCGGACGTTCGGCCGCGACCCGAGCAGGCTCACCGCGATCTGCGCCACCGCCCGCAGCGCCGGCTGGGACTGGGCGCGGCGCCGCAACGCGTCCCCGCGCATCATCTCCTCGATGAGCCGGGCGGCGGTGCGCACCAACGCCCCCGCAGCGACCGGCTCCAGACCGACCGGCGCCGACACGTCGAGCACCGCGACCATGTCCCCGGTGCCAGGGTCGGTGATCGGGGCAGCCGAACACAGCCACCCGTGGTGGGAGTGCACGAGGTGCTGACCGCCGACGAGGTCCACGGGGGTGCCGGTCACGAGACACTGGCTGATGGCGTTGGTGCCGATGCCGCCCTCCGACCAGTTCGCCCCCTCGACGAACTCGATCGACTCCGCCACCCGCAGCGCGTCCGCCGAGCCGATCCGCCAGAGCACCTCCCCCGACACGTCGGTGACGACGACGAGGTGGTCGTCGCTGATCGAGGAGTCACCGAGCAGGCCCGTGACGACGGGGATGTATGGCGCGAGCGGGTGCTCGGTGCGCAGCCGCACCGTGTCGTCGACCTCACGGAACCGGCGCGGGCGTTGCCGTTCGGGGTCGATGCCCTGCGCCACGGCCCGCCGCCAGGACGCCGCGATCTGGGCACTGACGCGCGCGTCGTCCTCCCCCGCGAGGACGCGGTCGTGCGCCTCCCGGAGCCCCGCGACGGTGCGTCGGCCCATGGCTGCACTCTCGCACGCGA
Encoded here:
- a CDS encoding DUF2256 and DUF3253 domain-containing protein; this translates as MARPPLPSKPCARCGRTITWRKAWARDWDSVRWCSDSCRKHGLSDVDRKLEASLESLLDGRSASSSVCPSEAARAVGADDWSDLMEPARMAARRLVAAGRAEITQGGQVVDPSKFKGPIRVRRPR
- a CDS encoding antibiotic biosynthesis monooxygenase, with the translated sequence MTTIKINAITVPAGSGDELAHRFAARAGAVDGADGFEGFELLRPTDDREQWLVITRWRDEESFQGWVSSPGFAEGHRSAVERAGGEAPRPVSTHSEVWNYEVAGGSTPTKD
- a CDS encoding cold-shock protein, whose translation is MTEGTVRWFDTDRGFGFIALGQGADDLYVHASEIVSNDAMKVLREGQVVEFEIGEGDRGPQARRVRVTADQAADAPLGVLGTVSWYEPAKGYGFATPDGGGAEVFVHSSAIVGGGVVSEGQRVAFLVVDGERGPQADHLLPLGAQAAQQAVASDGADGTVSWYDGDKGFGFITPESGDPDVFVHVRELADGLLGLDEGDRVTYDVVMSDKGPQARGVRLARSSAQRGPASSTTRARSGHRGASDVPARGGEGVVARYDAERGFGFITPDAGGADLFMHVSVIRDGEELYQGDRVRYQVRQSDRGPQADRVERV
- a CDS encoding transcriptional regulator, with amino-acid sequence MGRRTVAGLREAHDRVLAGEDDARVSAQIAASWRRAVAQGIDPERQRPRRFREVDDTVRLRTEHPLAPYIPVVTGLLGDSSISDDHLVVVTDVSGEVLWRIGSADALRVAESIEFVEGANWSEGGIGTNAISQCLVTGTPVDLVGGQHLVHSHHGWLCSAAPITDPGTGDMVAVLDVSAPVGLEPVAAGALVRTAARLIEEMMRGDALRRRAQSQPALRAVAQIAVSLLGSRPNVRVGGVVHDLTPRRADILALLTSREQGWSADELAGALYGDRGVPSSVRAEVHRLREVLGPRLDSSPYRLGGDGVSVDVWSVRRALAAGDLTRALERYAGPLLPGSGSLEVALLRAELHETLRGAVLRSGDPGLLARWVDGGGADDMAALEALVAVLPVGGLASSLYAARLARLDATLR
- a CDS encoding Abi family protein, with protein sequence MPQSMRPRGSLSFNKPPLTLDQLADRLIGRGLEVPDRERADRYLRHIGYYRLSPYAIPFQQGGPDHALREGTSFDDLLDLYVFDRALRSIVMDAIERAEVAVRAALTDHMSTTYDDPFWYVASTHFRDSGKHARFVRIVRDTCEARLRGTPDAGDDGLVHRSALEHYLTTYGSPELPPSWLMGEMLTIGQLASMYRNLKQRADRTAVASSVGLNAPVLESWLTTYVRVRNICAHHGRLWNVGLGVYPAIPTSPTVPWLAGTGSLPDRSKKRLYPVLISLQSVLYTVSPRSSWARRLHDLLDSRPSMNLRGMGIPEEWVEDQFWSKLLP